In one Syntrophales bacterium genomic region, the following are encoded:
- a CDS encoding GAF domain-containing protein yields the protein MKRNSHQLSNFANTADTAVLVRLHEAELLLSISRTLATFEQLDEMLNYLLKVTTNEIGADRGTIFLEDTETGELYSYIAQGDLRSEIRIPRDSGIAGYVFTSGKAVIVSNAYKDPRFNRTVDEKTGYKTKDILCVPIRTMKGKLLGVAQMLNKKDGKFSRKDMQLLMAMTSQAAIVLESFDVIVRMQKVRNQEMAFYELVSSITAEIELGNLLKKVMSEATKMLNAERSTLFLNDEKRGELFSKIGEGLGSIEIRFPNNMGIAGAVFTSGETINIPYAYADLRFNPAFDKQTGFFTRSILCIPVVNKAGKIIGVTQVLNKRGGHFTKDDEARLRAFTAQIAIALENAKLFNDIQNMKNYSDSMLESMSNGVITLDENRKIVTCNQAALSMFGITPADILNKRADEFFSESNQWIMERVRFVEETRKTDSQIDVVLRTEKATISANLTICPLTSVEGKHLGTMIVIDDISAEKRMKTTMSRYMDPILAGQILESSEDILGGKNMLATILFSDIRQFTAMSEALGPQGTVSLLNEYFTLMVECIQKEGGMLDKFIGDAIMAAFGVPIPHEDDEDRAVRAAIAMVKTLDEWNKERIKRGEKPVQIGIGLNTDIVVSGNIGSPRRMDYTLIGDGVNLASRLEGLCKKYYARILLSEHTYRRLKGTYRIREVDRVVVKGKSETVGVFEVLDYHTENSFPNMMNAIAYFHDGLKLYRKKAWDKAIDAFAEASHLVPTDQLSRVYIDRCLYFKQHPPGEDWDGIWIMDDK from the coding sequence ATGAAAAGAAATAGCCATCAATTAAGTAATTTTGCCAACACTGCAGATACGGCTGTGTTGGTGCGCCTACACGAAGCGGAATTGCTCTTGAGTATATCCAGAACACTGGCTACTTTTGAACAATTGGATGAGATGCTCAATTACCTTCTGAAGGTTACCACGAATGAAATAGGAGCAGACCGGGGAACGATTTTTCTCGAAGATACTGAAACGGGTGAGCTCTATTCCTATATTGCTCAAGGTGACTTAAGGTCTGAAATTCGCATACCTAGGGATTCAGGTATCGCTGGTTATGTTTTTACCTCAGGCAAAGCCGTGATTGTTTCAAATGCTTACAAAGACCCTCGTTTTAACAGAACGGTGGATGAGAAAACAGGTTATAAAACGAAGGATATTCTCTGTGTTCCCATACGAACGATGAAGGGCAAATTGCTTGGTGTTGCTCAGATGCTAAACAAAAAGGATGGTAAGTTTTCCAGAAAGGATATGCAGCTTCTTATGGCTATGACGTCTCAGGCGGCGATCGTGCTGGAAAGTTTCGATGTTATAGTCAGAATGCAAAAGGTTAGAAATCAGGAAATGGCTTTCTACGAGCTTGTATCCAGTATTACCGCGGAAATTGAGCTTGGAAACCTTCTCAAAAAAGTCATGTCTGAAGCCACAAAGATGCTAAATGCAGAACGTTCAACCCTTTTTCTGAACGATGAAAAAAGGGGTGAGTTGTTCTCAAAAATAGGTGAGGGTCTCGGGTCAATAGAGATACGATTTCCCAATAACATGGGTATCGCCGGTGCTGTGTTTACATCCGGTGAAACGATAAATATACCATATGCATACGCCGATTTACGTTTCAATCCAGCTTTTGATAAGCAAACAGGATTTTTTACCAGATCTATTCTGTGTATCCCTGTGGTGAATAAGGCTGGTAAGATAATAGGTGTTACCCAAGTCCTGAATAAAAGGGGTGGGCATTTCACTAAAGATGACGAGGCCCGTTTACGGGCCTTTACCGCTCAAATTGCTATAGCTCTGGAGAATGCTAAACTTTTCAATGATATCCAGAACATGAAAAACTACAGTGATAGTATGCTGGAAAGCATGTCCAATGGTGTTATAACGCTGGATGAGAACAGAAAAATAGTTACATGTAACCAGGCAGCTTTGAGCATGTTTGGTATTACGCCAGCGGACATTCTCAATAAGAGAGCAGATGAATTCTTTTCAGAGAGCAACCAGTGGATAATGGAGAGGGTGAGGTTTGTGGAAGAAACGCGAAAGACGGATTCACAGATAGATGTGGTTTTGCGTACGGAAAAGGCTACGATATCGGCAAACCTTACGATTTGCCCTCTCACAAGTGTAGAGGGTAAGCATCTGGGAACAATGATAGTAATCGATGATATCAGTGCTGAAAAGAGGATGAAAACAACCATGTCCCGATATATGGATCCTATTTTGGCTGGTCAAATACTGGAAAGTTCAGAGGATATTCTTGGTGGTAAAAACATGCTGGCTACCATTCTTTTTTCAGACATCCGTCAGTTCACTGCAATGAGTGAGGCACTAGGTCCACAGGGGACTGTATCACTTCTCAATGAATACTTCACTCTGATGGTAGAGTGTATCCAAAAGGAGGGGGGTATGCTGGATAAGTTCATCGGTGATGCTATTATGGCAGCTTTTGGTGTGCCAATTCCTCACGAAGACGATGAAGATAGGGCGGTGCGAGCGGCTATAGCAATGGTGAAAACCCTTGACGAATGGAACAAAGAGAGGATCAAAAGAGGAGAGAAACCTGTTCAGATAGGTATTGGATTGAATACAGATATAGTTGTTTCTGGAAATATTGGATCACCAAGACGCATGGATTATACCCTAATAGGTGATGGAGTTAATCTGGCCTCCCGATTAGAAGGATTGTGCAAAAAATACTACGCCCGCATCCTCTTGAGTGAGCATACATACAGGAGACTAAAGGGTACGTACAGAATCCGGGAGGTGGACAGGGTTGTGGTAAAGGGGAAAAGTGAAACAGTGGGGGTTTTCGAGGTTCTTGACTATCACACCGAAAACTCGTTTCCAAACATGATGAATGCAATTGCGTACTTTCATGATGGGTTAAAACTATACAGAAAAAAAGCTTGGGATAAGGCAATCGATGCCTTCGCGGAGGCATCTCACCTTGTACCAACAGATCAGCTGAGTCGGGTATACATAGACCGTTGTCTTTACTTCAAACAGCATCCTCCGGGTGAGGATTGGGACGGTATCTGGATTATGGATGATAAGTAA